Within Oncorhynchus nerka isolate Pitt River linkage group LG8, Oner_Uvic_2.0, whole genome shotgun sequence, the genomic segment taaagactgttgacatccaatGGAAGCGAtgggaactgcaagcaagtggcTTAGAAAATCTAGATCCCCATAGAAAtcacattgaaaagagagtgacctcaaaaacaaAATTCCTGTATGGTTTGTcgtcggggtttcgcctgccaaataagttatgttatactcacagacatcattcaaacagttttagaaacttcagagtgttttctatccatatctactaatgatatgcatatccttgcttctggtcctgagtagcaggcagtttactttgggaacactTTTCATCCTGACgtgaaaataccgccccctagcCTAGAGAGGTTTTAACAGTCTTGGGTCTTTTGCTCTCCCTCCTGGTGTAGCCTAATACTTGTCAGTCGCTGAAGTGAGGTCCATTACCTTTAGTCAATGTATTTCTGTTAATGCTTGTCTATTCATCTATCCTGCTCCATACTCAACTTTTTGATAGTAAGTGATAGTAAACACTAAGGCTCGGTTTCACATACACTAGTCCTGGACAAAAAGCACTTTAAATGGAGATTGCACTAAAAAGCatttttgattgattgattttatttgGTAGTTTAAACAAAATCATatccacacacagcacatacattttaaaaactttACAAGGATAACACAAAGTCagtgacttatttccattgtgttcCCTAATCTGCATTGAatgtgctttttagtccaggactgtGCCCAATCTGTGTGTCTAGGGTTATAACAGCATTGGAAGCCCTTTCTATGAACAACCTGTATTTACATTAAGTGTATTTTAAATGAATGATTAATGAATAATAGGCTTTTTTCATTTTAGGCTTTTTAAAAGTGTCATGACCGCGTTATGAATGCTTCTAACAAATGTAATAAACATATGAACATTTATAAGCCTCATATGCATTACATTGCATTTATAACAAATGAATTTAGCATAAAAATGCTAAAAGCATTTATAAGCTCTTCATGAGGCAAATTTTGCTATGAATGTTGATAGCATATTGTGCAATACGCAATGGATGTGATAAAGGGCACTACGCATATGAGTAAAACTACTGTTGAATAATGTGTGTAACGCTATAAATCTAAATCCTGAATGAAAAGCAAGGGAACTAATAAGTACCAGGACCGTGTGTTTTATGGCACTCAAATGAGGAAATATAAAAAATACCCCATCAATTAGGATTTTACAAACTACATAGATAGTTAAAATGTTCATATAGCCTTTAGCCCACTGCCATTTCTTGATTGTTCCTTTATATCCTTTTGACATTTGATGATGTTTCCATAAGATTATCTGCAGTAGGACTGCAAGGGTATGTTCAGTGATGTGAGCCATTCAGAAGGTTGCAGGAAGAAATGTAGCATTGAGCTGAGCGGAATTAATAAATTATTTTAAGCCTACCTACCTGACCGAAAACCATATCTGTATATAGTCCCAACATTCAGTAACGTTGCACCTCTGTGAAGATAGGACCTTCACCCCAAAGACACAGATGTTTTTTATCCTTTCCATCAATATTGTGAATGTTTATCTTTGTGTATTTCAGGATCCTGTATTCATTCCATTTTCATATCATTGCCATAGTCGAATTCTTTTTAATAATTTTTCCCAAGCAGTCTATTGATTTGTAGCTTATATCAGTGAGTACGTTTACATGCATCATTATTAAACTGGTTATAGCAGTAGGCAGATCATgcaatagtcatgtaaacacctttgTGCAATCGAAAGATTGCTTTGCCTATCTTAAATCAGTGTAAGGCCAAATTCGAAGTAAGCATACTCCGATTTAACACAaggttttctgagcaatctttcaAATTATTAGGATATTTAAACACCCCAATCGGCATCTCAGCTGTATATTTGATCTGCACATGTGCAAGCACCAGCCGAGCAAGTCTTTAACATGAACTAAGTGAGTTTGAAACAACTGAATGTATGCGTCTTAGAAGTAATTTTCACATACAAACTTCATATGTTCAAAAAATAGCATGGTCACAGTGGTTGAATGTTTATTTAGATTGCCGATTTTATGCATTCATCAGAgtgccatcaggtagcctgatttcagatgtgtccatgtaaacaggatatTCATTCTTCTTCCAAAGCATGTAAACATTTTAATCAACTATCATATTAATCTGACAATCCACAACAATCATATTAttatgtgcatgtgcatgtgttttCATGTGTAGACAGACATTGTTAATGTGCTAAATGCAACACCCTCCCAGCCATTAGGCCTGATCAATAGCAGGTGGATAAATGTGTGGGAGAGTGTCATTCTTAAACTGCCTGTTTTAAGTCTGTTGTATTTATTATGATATAAGACTCAGATTTTTGAGTAAATCCTTTTCCAGTCATATTTGAAACATGTTTAATGTGCCCATCAACAGCTAATATCATAATACATCCCAGTTGACAAATTGAATATGTCAGTCAAGAGTAATAAAGGCATCAGATTGGCCTTTAGCAGCCAACCATGTGCCTAGCCCCTCCTCTCCACGCACGAGTCCGTGCTGCGCCTGATGCAGTGGCTTGTGGATTCGATCTCTCTCAGGTTACGCAGGAGTTAGAGAAAGACCAGTTTAATGGAATATTTTCAGTAAACGCAAGAAAGCGAAAACTAGGTAAAACATTCACTTCATTTACAGAGATTGTATGTAGCCGAATATAACTCTTGGAGCCGTGGAATAGCTGCGACAGAGACAGGGTTTGTGGCATTCATTGAAAAAGCAGACCTTTAGTATGCAATGCAGCCATGACAGGCAAGAGTAAGACAGCTGTGAGGACGCTGGAGGATTTAACGCTCGATTCCGGTTATGGTGGAGCCGCTGACTCCTTCAGGTCTTCCAGTGTGTCGCTGTGTTGCTCGGACACAAATCTGTCATATGCGCATGGGGGAAACTGCTGGCATCTGACCGAATCTATGCACAGCCGACACAACAGCTTGGACACGGTCAACACCGTCCTGGCGGAGGACACGGATATATTGGAGTTCTCCAGCCAATGCGCCAAGCTTCCCGAGCTGGAGGACGTGCCATGGAGCCTCAGCGAGGTGGAGTGTGCACTCAGGAAGAAAGAGGAGCTATGTGTTGGGAGCCTGTCACAAGAGGTCCTGGCCAAGCTCTCAGCACTGGTCAGTCGGGCGTTGGTGAGGGTCGCCCGGGAGGCTCAGCGCCTCAGTCTGCGCTATGCCAAGTGCACCAAGCACGAGATCCAAAGCGCCATCAAGATGGTTCTCTCCTGGACCATCTCTGTCAACTGCATCACCGCAGCACTCGGTGCACTTTCGCTCTACAATATGAGCACTAGGGATAAATTCTACCGGGGCAAGTCAGCGCGGTGCGGGCTCGTCTTTTCTGTAGGACATTTTTTCAAGTGGATGGTTGAGAATCGAGTGGCACTCCGGGTCCATGAGCACGCGGCTATATACTTCACTGCCTGTGTGGAAAGCCTGTTCCTTGAGGTATTCAGCCGAGTGCAGCGGAGCGCGCTCATCGAGAATGACAACGGTACCTCCACATTTATGCTCGAGTCCCTAGAGCAGGCCATCAACAATGACTCAGAGATCTGGGGTCTGCTGCAGCCCAACCAGCACCTCATATGTGGGAAGAATGCAACTGGTAAGAAAAACAAAATGCATGTTGCTCGTTTTCTGTTGACAGAAATATGTCCTGAGTGGAATCGGGTGTAATATGTTGTGGGTTTTTCGTTGGAAACTCAGGTCGTTTCAAGCAGAATGTACTTTGTTGACCACATCGTTGGCACAGATCCTTTGTTTTTGTTTCTATTATTTGGCTGGCAGATCTGCAAGTGCATTAGGGGATACAGGGATGTGTTAATAGGCGTCTGTTTGTATCATTGGCCCTCGCCAATGTTGTTGTGAATGACGGTCACCTCACGTCGAGTTGAGGGACTGTTTATAGAGGTGGCTACTTAATTAAAGCTTATTTTAATGGGTCTTTCATAATTGAGTTATTTTGATAGAGGAACGAAATTTACATCATCACCCACAGATTATTGGTTCATAATCTGCATTTTTAAGCCACATTTTGTCATAGGttaagattattattatttatttttgaccTATTTGCCAAAGTTAGGGTAATAGGGGGTAACTAGCTTCCTCGGGcaactcccccccctccccctttaaTTAGCATTAAGACCCAAAGATGTTACAATTAACACTCTCCGTGTTGTAGATATATTCCAATGAAGTTAGATCTATAAtagtttttttaaatatacaagAAGGAAAGCCATAAGATAAATAATCCACTTGTTTAGAGAGAAAAATGTAGATCATTTGAGTAAAGTAGTAATATGTTGGATGAGTGTGTTGgggctacacccccccccccccccctcttactAGGGGGTAATTGGCCCCTAGTATGTGTTTCCACCTGTAATTTAGACAATGACTAGCCCAGTTAGCGCTAGTTTATGCTAATTTGCTCGCT encodes:
- the LOC135572919 gene encoding ankyrin repeat and BTB/POZ domain-containing protein 3-A-like — protein: MTGKSKTAVRTLEDLTLDSGYGGAADSFRSSSVSLCCSDTNLSYAHGGNCWHLTESMHSRHNSLDTVNTVLAEDTDILEFSSQCAKLPELEDVPWSLSEVECALRKKEELCVGSLSQEVLAKLSALVSRALVRVAREAQRLSLRYAKCTKHEIQSAIKMVLSWTISVNCITAALGALSLYNMSTRDKFYRGKSARCGLVFSVGHFFKWMVENRVALRVHEHAAIYFTACVESLFLEVFSRVQRSALIENDNGTSTFMLESLEQAINNDSEIWGLLQPNQHLICGKNATGVLSLPDNLTLHRNQQGSGKGGKGNANNQAELRNLEQSLLATRVGSIAELSDLVSRAMHHLQPLCLKNPSNGMPVHQKSGTVHWEPEALYTLCYFMQCPQIEWENPNLEPSKVTLQIESETQHGSPSCPPPAATTLCTTSTVRHEQV